One window of Pseudomonas sp. ML2-2023-3 genomic DNA carries:
- a CDS encoding HpcH/HpaI aldolase/citrate lyase family protein, whose protein sequence is MLNSLPSPMLCEMLAFAGYDFVILDLEHLLRSEEDLMHCIRACEAAGISPWLRLPHVDEKLIGRALDAGIEGIVLSRTESAAQVQRAIEATRFPPLGNRGITGGRITGFGRVPLPEYIELANRQTPIVPMIESRAGVDALGEILLLPGVGMIMEGALDLALDLDLGPDPLSPHVWQMLQGMADACLAAEVPFCANPRTAEQNAFWRARGVRSFLAGEDRGLLHNALKARLHSLQQQ, encoded by the coding sequence ATGCTCAATTCCCTGCCTTCACCCATGCTCTGTGAAATGCTCGCGTTTGCCGGGTATGACTTTGTAATCCTCGATCTTGAGCACTTGCTGCGCTCCGAAGAAGACCTCATGCATTGCATTCGGGCCTGTGAGGCTGCCGGCATTTCTCCCTGGCTGCGCCTGCCCCACGTTGACGAAAAGCTGATCGGCAGGGCACTGGATGCCGGTATCGAAGGCATTGTCCTGTCACGTACCGAAAGTGCCGCGCAGGTTCAGCGCGCCATCGAAGCCACCCGTTTCCCGCCCTTGGGGAACCGCGGAATAACAGGGGGGCGCATCACCGGATTCGGTCGTGTGCCATTACCCGAATACATCGAGCTGGCCAACCGTCAGACACCGATTGTTCCCATGATTGAAAGCCGCGCAGGGGTCGACGCTCTGGGCGAAATCCTGCTACTGCCGGGAGTCGGCATGATCATGGAGGGCGCCCTGGATCTGGCCCTTGATCTCGATCTGGGGCCTGACCCGCTCAGCCCTCACGTCTGGCAAATGCTGCAAGGCATGGCCGACGCCTGCCTCGCCGCTGAAGTACCTTTTTGCGCCAACCCCCGCACCGCTGAACAGAACGCGTTTTGGCGAGCTCGGGGTGTGCGCAGTTTTCTGGCCGGTGAAGACCGTGGCTTGCTGCATAACGCATTGAAAGCCCGCCTGCATTCTCTCCAACAGCAATAA